In Cryptomeria japonica chromosome 10, Sugi_1.0, whole genome shotgun sequence, a genomic segment contains:
- the LOC131063378 gene encoding lysine-specific demethylase JMJ27 translates to MASGNTQKDEAEVIPEEFRCKRSDGKQWRCSARSMPDKTVCEKHYIQAKKRAANSALRASQKKLKKKEEGSEAVPDSKKNDVEKRHIFDTAGGEFSTIPSNKKSKSRGVMHTAPLRIGQRQSQLLNEEAEMDIPRSRMSEKEPDFQVYKIPTAPSKSKTVKDFVHRPLLDCSSKSTGTLAEAESAMCHQCQRNDRGRVVRCSKCKRKRYCLPCISKWYPELQEEDIETACPVCRGKCNCKACLRGNGHVKARMQETDSIEKLRYLHYFLSMVLPVLKQIHKEQCLEQEVEAKIQGEMETKLEIPRAKLNSDEKLYCDNCKTSIVDYHRNCPFCSYDLCLSCCSELREGCQLGVNKADSAQQSIDTPYSHGRDGIQRNKQTKVAGGRAGLDLPSQANNNSSMDSTYRSSDWKSNSDGSIPCPPKECGGCGNSLLKLKRIFKMNWVAKLEKNAKEMTSSCKISDGFKASRPCISCYKNGSNGNSGYQGKFLCQAACRNDSNDNFLYSPTVQNIKEEGLEHFQKHWIRGEPVIVQNVLEGTSGLSWEPMVMWRAVREITNGKFNDETKTVKAIDCLDWCEVEISIHHFFKGYTEGRMHKNGWPEMLKLKDWPPSNFFEERLPRHGAEFINALPFHEYTHPNWGLLNLAAKLPENFVKSDLGPKTYIAYGTLEELGRGDSVTKLHCDMADVVNVLTHTAEVKFPGWQQVKIDKIQKLYRALDSKELYGDSERVDNKVGDGEKGRSTKVQAAMLDVSLLQNITNKKASSPSEREECINDYDIESSLTIKHIDCNDEQDREINRLKSDGPEKWRANSSEQREHGTIRAKVEGNITNKENNGTEVAHGGALWDIFRREDVPKLQEYLLKHCQEFRHIKGVPVDSVVHPIHDQSFYLTDEHKRKLKEDYQIEPWTFEQHLGDAVFIPAGCPHQVRNLKSCIKVALDFVSPENLQECVRLNEEFRLLPKNHRAKEDKLQVKKMVLHAVSSAVKEIQRLTLDPKAANLGEENLNLTALVSENLEKMNKRKR, encoded by the exons ATGGCATCTGGAAACACACAAAAGGATGAGGCCGAAGTTATTCCAGAGGAATTCCGTTGCAAAAGATCTGATGGGAAGCAATGGAGATGCAGTGCAAGATCCATGCCAGACAAAACTGTTTGTGAAAAACATTATATCCAAGCCAAAAAAAGAGCTGCAAACTCTGCCTTACGAGCTAGCCAGAAAAAGCTAAAGAAAAAGGAGGAGGGAAGTGAGGCAGTTCCTGATAGCAAGAAGAATGATGTTGAAAAACGGCATATTTTTGATACCGCTGGTGGGGAGTTCTCAACTATCCCTTCGAATAAGAAATCAAAATCCAGAGGTGTCATGCACACAGCTCCTCTTCGTATAGGGCAACGCCAATCTCAATTGTTGAATGAAGAAGCAGAGATGGACATTCCGAGAAGTCGCATGTCCGAAAAGGAGCCTGATTTTCAGGTGTATAAGATCCCCACagctccatcaaaatcaaaaactgTGAAAGATTTTGTACACAGGCCTCTCTTG GATTGTTCTAGTAAGAGCACTGGTACTCTAGCTGAGGCAGAAAGTGCAATGTGTCATCAATGCCAGAGGAATGACAGAGGAAGGGTGGTTCGTTGTTCAAAATGCAAAAGAAAGCGCTACTGCCTAccttgcatttctaaatg GTACCCTGAATTACAAGAAGAGGATATTGAGACGGCATGCCCTGTTTGTCGAGGGAAATGTAATTGTAAAGCATGTTTGCGTGGAAATGGACATGTTAAG GCAAGGATGCAGGAAACTGATAGCATTGAGAAGTTACGCTATCTCCATTATTTCCTTTCCATGGTTCTTCCTGTGCTTAAGCAGATCCATAAGGAACAGTGTTTGGAACAGGAGGTAGAAGCCAAGATTCAAG GTGAAATGGAAACAAAGTTGGAGATTCCTAGAGCCAAACTTAATTCTGATGAGAAGTTATATTG TGATAACTGCAAAACTTCAATTGTTGATTACCACCGAAACTGCCCATTTTGTTCTTATGATCTTTGTCTCAGCTGTTGTTCGGAGCTTAGGGAAGGTTGCCAGCTTGGAGTAAATAAAGCAGATTCAGCTCAGCAGTCTATAGATACACCTTATTCTCATGGTAGAGATGGAATTCAGAGGAATAAACAAACAAAAGTGGCTGGAGGAAGAGCTGGTTTGGATCTTCCCTCCCAGGCCAATAACAATAGCAGCATGGATTCTACATATCGATCATCAGATTGGAAATCAAATAGTGATGGGAGCATTCCATGTCCCCCAAAAGAATGTGGTGGCTGTGGCAATTCTTTGTTAAAATTAAAACGCATATTCAAAATGAATTGGGTTGCAAAGCTAGAGAAAAATGCAAAGGAAATGACTAGTAGCTGCAAAATTTCAGATGGCTTTAAAGCCTCTCGTCCATGTATCTCATGCTATAAAAATGGTTCTAATGGAAACAGTGGATATCAAGGAAAATTTTTATGCCAAGCAGCATGTAGGAATGACAGCAATGACAATTTCTTATACTCTCCCACCGTACAGAATATTAAAGAAGAAGGTCTTGAGCATTTTCAGAAACACTGGATTAGAGGTGAGCCTGTAATAGTTCAGAATGTACTTGAAGGCACATCTGGTTTGAGCTGGGAGCCAATGGTAATGTGGCGAGCTGTACGGGAAATCACTAATGGAAAATTCAATGATGAGACGAAGACAGTAAAGGCTATTGATTGCTTGGATTGGTGTGAG GTTGAGATAAGCATCCATCATTTTTTCAAAGGATATACAGAGGGTCGGATGCATAAGAACGGTTGGCCTGAGATGTTGAAATTGAAGGATTGGCCaccttcaaatttttttgaagaacgTTTGCCTCGCCATGGAGCTGAATTTATTAATGCATTGCCCTTTCATGAATACACACATCCCAATTGGGGTCTTCTTAATCTGGCAGCAAAGCTTCCTGAGAATTTCGTGAAGTCAGATCTAGGACCAAAAACTTACATTGCTTATGGGACACTTGAAGAACTTGGTAGAGGTGATTCAGTCACCAAACTGCACTGTGATATGGCTGATGTG GTTAATGTTTTGACACATACAGCTGAAGTCAAGTTCCCAGGATGGCAGCAAGTTAAGATAGATAAGATTCAAAAATTATATAGAGCATTAGACTCGAAGGAACTCTATGGAGATTCAGAGAGGGTTGACAATAAAGTTGGTGATGGGGAGAAAGGAAGATCAACGAAAGTTCAGGCAGCGATGTTGGATGTTTCACTGCTTCAAAATATTACCAATAAAAAGGCTTCTTCACCTTCGGAGAGAGAGGAATGTATTAATGATTATGATATTGAATCTAGTTTGACGATAAAACATATTGATTGCAATGATGAACAGGATCGAGAAATAAATAGACTAAAATCAGATGGTCCAGAAAAGTGGAGAGCTAATAGTAGTGAACAGAGGGAACATGGTACAATACGGGCCAAGGTAGAAGGTAACATTACTAATAAAGAGAATAATGGGACAGAGGTTGCTCATGGTGGAGCTCTATGGGACATTTTTCGGCGAGAGGATGTACCAAAGTTGCAAGAATATTTGTTAAAGCACTGCCAAGAATTCAGACACATTAAAGGCGTCCCTGTTGATTCT GTTGTTCATCCTATTCATGACCAGTCATTTTACTTGACTGATGAACATAAAAGGAAGCTGAAGGAGGATTACC AAATAGAACCATGGACTTTTGAACAACACCTTGGTGATGCTGTTTTTATTCCAGCAGGATGCCCTCATCAAGTGAGAAACTTGAAG